In a genomic window of Nocardiopsis mwathae:
- a CDS encoding CBS domain-containing protein, translating into MTTAADIMHSDVQCIDEDQTLDVAAQMMRNLGVGSLPICGNDRKLKGIITDRDIVIRCVAEGRDCRSTTAAELAQGKPFWVDEDADIDVVLQGMIEHRIKRVPVIRDFRLTGIISEADLARHLPEQRLGKLIEAMKSGPADQVPGAGDRPHLTAH; encoded by the coding sequence ATGACGACCGCTGCAGACATCATGCATTCAGACGTCCAGTGCATCGACGAGGACCAGACGCTGGACGTCGCCGCCCAGATGATGCGCAACCTGGGGGTGGGATCGCTCCCCATCTGCGGTAACGACCGGAAGCTCAAGGGCATCATCACCGACCGCGACATCGTGATCCGCTGCGTCGCCGAAGGCAGGGACTGCCGTTCGACCACCGCCGCCGAACTGGCGCAGGGCAAGCCGTTCTGGGTGGACGAGGACGCCGACATCGACGTCGTCCTGCAGGGGATGATCGAGCACCGCATCAAGCGGGTCCCGGTCATCCGCGACTTCCGGCTCACCGGCATCATCAGCGAGGCCGACCTCGCCCGCCACCTGCCGGAGCAGAGGCTCGGGAAGCTGATCGAAGCCATGAAGTCCGGCCCCGCCGACCAGGTCCCCGGTGCCGGCGACCGACCACACCTCACCGCCCACTGA
- a CDS encoding VOC family protein, which yields MARKMFLNLPVKDLKKSIDFFTALGFSFDKDFTDENATCMIVGDDAFVMLLVEDFFTTFTQKSLCDASTHTEAIVALSTDSREEVDTLIEKALAAGATAGKEPMVEETGMYGRSFYDLDGHHWEVFHMDFSG from the coding sequence ATGGCGAGAAAAATGTTCCTGAACCTGCCCGTCAAGGACCTCAAGAAGTCGATCGACTTCTTCACCGCACTCGGCTTCTCCTTCGACAAGGACTTCACCGACGAGAACGCCACGTGCATGATCGTCGGCGACGACGCGTTCGTGATGCTGCTCGTCGAGGACTTCTTCACCACGTTCACCCAGAAGAGCCTCTGTGACGCCTCCACACACACGGAGGCCATCGTCGCGCTGTCCACCGACAGCCGCGAGGAGGTCGACACCCTCATCGAGAAGGCCCTGGCCGCCGGCGCCACCGCGGGCAAGGAGCCCATGGTGGAGGAGACCGGGATGTACGGCCGGTCGTTCTACGACCTGGACGGCCACCACTGGGAGGTCTTCCACATGGACTTCAGCGGCTGA
- a CDS encoding type II toxin-antitoxin system death-on-curing family toxin produces MSSDAVVYLNAPLIVEITTLTLRQNEQGDAVVRDYGLLESAAHRPRSSSFGVEHYPGLFDKAAALMQSLARNHVFVDGNKRAAWNCAATFLEVNGAPLIEPVDEDRAEAFVLDVATGRLGDIEDVAATLRTFHEVA; encoded by the coding sequence ATGTCCTCCGACGCCGTCGTCTATCTGAACGCACCCCTCATAGTCGAGATCACGACCCTCACTCTGCGCCAGAACGAGCAGGGCGACGCGGTAGTGCGAGACTACGGGCTCCTTGAGAGCGCGGCACATCGTCCGCGCTCGTCATCGTTCGGAGTGGAGCACTATCCGGGGCTGTTCGACAAGGCCGCGGCACTCATGCAGTCGCTTGCCCGGAACCACGTGTTCGTCGACGGCAACAAGCGGGCCGCGTGGAACTGCGCGGCCACCTTCCTGGAGGTGAACGGGGCTCCGCTGATCGAACCCGTCGACGAGGACAGGGCGGAGGCGTTCGTCCTCGACGTCGCCACGGGAAGGCTCGGCGACATCGAGGACGTCGCGGCGACCTTGCGCACGTTCCACGAGGTGGCCTGA
- the gcvH gene encoding glycine cleavage system protein GcvH: MSVPAELNYTKEHEWVAINDGVATVGITAYAAEALGDIVFVDLPETGATVAAGDTCGEVESTKSVSDIYAPVNGEVVDTNQDAVDNPEIIGEDPYGRGWLFKVELAEDPADLLTPEQYTQVTEGEG; encoded by the coding sequence TTGAGCGTTCCCGCTGAGCTGAACTACACGAAAGAGCACGAGTGGGTGGCCATCAACGACGGTGTCGCCACCGTCGGGATCACCGCCTACGCCGCCGAGGCGCTGGGGGACATCGTCTTCGTCGACCTGCCGGAGACGGGTGCCACGGTGGCGGCCGGCGACACCTGCGGCGAGGTCGAGTCGACCAAGTCGGTCAGCGACATCTACGCACCGGTGAACGGCGAGGTCGTCGACACCAACCAGGACGCGGTGGACAACCCCGAGATCATCGGTGAGGACCCCTACGGCCGCGGGTGGCTCTTCAAGGTCGAGCTCGCCGAGGACCCGGCCGACCTGCTGACGCCCGAGCAGTACACCCAGGTCACCGAAGGCGAGGGCTGA
- a CDS encoding L-serine ammonia-lyase — MAISVFDLFKIGIGPSSSHTVGPMKAARTFVTGLADGGLLEDVATVRAELYGSLALTGKGHGSDTAVILGLLGETPEDVDVDAVPRLLEEVRTTERLSLGGDREITFTPAEHVDFRRKESLPGHPNGMRFVALDAEGAELRSRVYYSVGGGFVVDEEAAGADRIKADDTPLPYPFATAAELLALCEETGMSISSIMLANEQAFGRSRREIHDELLEIWGVMRQCVRRGVMTEGTLPGGLKVPRRAHRLYRQLGGRCDAAGLARPDTTDVSDPMRGSDWITLYALAVNEENAAGGRVVTAPTNGAAGIVPAVLHYYSHFSDGASDEGVVRFLLTAGAIGILFKENASISGAEVGCQGEVGSASSMAAGGLAEALGGTPAQVENAAEIAMEHNLGLTCDPIGGLVQVPCIERNALASVKAISATKIALRGDGSHFVSLDKVIKTMRDTGRDMHDKYKETSRGGLAVNVIEC, encoded by the coding sequence ATGGCCATCAGCGTCTTCGACCTATTCAAGATCGGCATCGGACCTTCCAGCTCACACACCGTCGGCCCGATGAAGGCGGCCCGGACGTTCGTCACGGGCCTGGCCGACGGCGGCCTGCTGGAGGACGTGGCGACCGTCCGCGCCGAGCTGTACGGCTCACTCGCACTCACCGGCAAGGGGCACGGCAGCGACACCGCCGTCATCCTCGGGTTGCTGGGCGAGACCCCGGAGGACGTCGACGTCGACGCCGTGCCGCGGCTGCTGGAGGAGGTGCGCACCACCGAGCGCCTGTCCCTCGGCGGCGACCGCGAGATCACCTTCACCCCCGCCGAGCACGTCGACTTCCGCCGCAAGGAAAGCCTTCCGGGGCACCCCAACGGCATGCGGTTCGTGGCGCTGGACGCCGAGGGCGCGGAGCTGCGCTCGCGCGTCTACTACTCGGTGGGCGGCGGCTTCGTCGTCGACGAGGAGGCGGCCGGCGCCGACCGGATCAAGGCGGACGACACCCCGCTGCCCTACCCGTTCGCCACCGCCGCGGAGCTGCTGGCGCTGTGCGAGGAGACGGGCATGTCGATCAGCTCCATCATGCTCGCCAACGAGCAGGCGTTCGGCCGGTCCCGCCGGGAGATCCACGACGAGCTGCTGGAGATCTGGGGGGTGATGCGGCAGTGCGTCCGCCGCGGCGTGATGACCGAGGGCACCCTGCCCGGCGGGCTCAAGGTTCCTCGGCGGGCGCACCGCCTCTACCGCCAGCTGGGCGGGCGGTGCGACGCCGCGGGCCTGGCCAGGCCGGACACGACCGACGTGAGCGACCCGATGCGCGGCAGCGACTGGATCACCCTCTACGCCCTGGCGGTCAACGAGGAGAACGCGGCGGGCGGCCGTGTGGTGACGGCCCCGACCAACGGCGCGGCCGGTATCGTCCCGGCGGTGCTGCACTACTACTCGCACTTCAGCGACGGCGCGAGCGACGAGGGCGTCGTCCGCTTCCTGCTGACGGCGGGCGCGATCGGCATCCTGTTCAAGGAGAACGCCTCCATCTCGGGAGCCGAGGTCGGCTGCCAGGGCGAGGTCGGCTCGGCCTCCTCCATGGCCGCGGGCGGCCTGGCCGAAGCCCTCGGCGGCACCCCGGCCCAGGTGGAGAACGCCGCCGAGATCGCCATGGAGCACAACCTCGGCCTCACCTGCGACCCGATCGGCGGCCTGGTCCAGGTCCCCTGCATCGAACGCAACGCGCTGGCCTCGGTCAAGGCCATCAGCGCCACCAAGATCGCCCTGCGCGGCGACGGCAGCCACTTCGTCTCCCTGGACAAGGTCATCAAGACCATGAGAGACACCGGCCGCGACATGCACGACAAGTACAAGGAGACCAGTAGAGGCGGGCTGGCCGTCAACGTCATCGAGTGCTGA
- a CDS encoding AMP-binding protein encodes MSSPAAREFRSARDFLLDHREDQHLAHREFRWPRPEEFNWALDHFDVAAAEHPDRIALWIVEEDGTETKTTYGELAQRSGQVANWLLAQGVHRGDRVLVMLGNQVELWEATLAAMRLGAVVVPATTLLSESDITDRIERGEIAHVIVNAVDTPKFEGVGGHWTRIAVGIMEGWLDYTDSLHAGLDFAPEGPTPAGDPLLLYFTSGTTSRPKMVLHTHLSYPVGHLSTMYWAGIRPGDVHLNISSPGWAKHAYSSVFAPWNAQATVLVVNQAVFDASYLLDQIVRCGVDTFCAPPTVWRMLIQADLGSWNVPMREVVAAGEPLNPEVIEQVRRAWGLTVRDGFGQTETTLQIGNGPGQEIRPGSMGRPMPGFTIALEDPVTGEVGDQGEICVDLADDPVGVMAGYGDNHERTKEVMRGGRYHTGDVATRDADGYITYIGRGDDVFKASDYRISPFELESVLIEHEAVAEAAVVPSPHPVRLAVPKAFVTLVAGRRPDAETARDILGYARENLSAYKRVRRLEFAELPKTVSGKIRRVQLRQAEEGRDAEAGGRNEHEYWEEDFPDLKD; translated from the coding sequence ATGTCCAGCCCGGCAGCCCGCGAGTTCCGCTCCGCCCGCGACTTCCTCCTCGACCACCGCGAGGACCAGCACCTGGCCCACCGCGAATTCCGCTGGCCGCGGCCCGAGGAGTTCAACTGGGCGCTGGACCACTTCGACGTCGCGGCCGCCGAGCACCCCGACCGGATCGCGCTGTGGATCGTGGAGGAGGACGGCACCGAGACCAAGACGACCTACGGCGAGCTCGCGCAGCGCTCCGGGCAGGTCGCCAACTGGCTGCTCGCCCAGGGCGTACACCGGGGCGACCGGGTGCTGGTCATGCTCGGCAACCAGGTCGAGCTGTGGGAGGCGACGCTGGCCGCGATGCGCCTGGGAGCGGTCGTCGTCCCCGCCACCACGCTGCTGTCCGAAAGCGACATCACCGATCGGATCGAGCGGGGCGAGATCGCCCACGTGATCGTCAACGCGGTCGACACCCCCAAGTTCGAGGGGGTGGGCGGGCACTGGACGCGGATCGCGGTCGGGATCATGGAGGGCTGGCTCGACTACACCGACTCGCTCCACGCCGGTCTGGACTTCGCGCCGGAGGGCCCCACCCCCGCCGGAGACCCGCTGCTGCTCTACTTCACCTCGGGCACCACCTCCCGACCCAAGATGGTGCTGCACACCCACCTCTCCTATCCCGTGGGGCACCTGTCCACCATGTACTGGGCGGGCATCCGCCCCGGCGACGTGCACCTCAACATCTCCTCGCCGGGCTGGGCCAAGCACGCCTACAGCAGCGTCTTCGCCCCGTGGAACGCCCAGGCCACGGTCCTGGTGGTGAACCAGGCCGTGTTCGACGCCTCCTACCTGCTGGACCAGATCGTGCGGTGCGGCGTCGACACCTTCTGCGCGCCGCCCACGGTGTGGCGGATGCTGATCCAGGCGGACCTTGGTTCATGGAACGTGCCCATGCGCGAGGTGGTCGCGGCGGGCGAACCGCTCAACCCCGAGGTCATCGAACAGGTCCGGCGCGCCTGGGGGCTGACGGTGCGCGACGGGTTCGGGCAGACGGAGACGACCCTGCAGATCGGCAACGGCCCCGGGCAGGAGATCCGGCCCGGCTCGATGGGCCGCCCCATGCCGGGGTTCACCATCGCCCTGGAGGACCCCGTCACCGGCGAGGTCGGCGACCAGGGCGAGATCTGCGTCGACCTGGCCGACGACCCCGTCGGAGTGATGGCCGGCTACGGCGACAACCACGAGCGCACCAAGGAGGTCATGCGCGGCGGCCGCTACCACACCGGCGACGTGGCCACCCGCGACGCCGACGGCTACATCACCTACATCGGACGCGGCGACGACGTCTTCAAGGCCTCCGACTACCGCATCTCCCCCTTCGAGCTGGAGAGCGTGCTCATCGAGCACGAGGCCGTGGCAGAGGCGGCCGTCGTGCCCTCCCCCCACCCGGTGCGCCTGGCCGTCCCCAAGGCCTTCGTCACCCTCGTCGCGGGCCGGAGACCCGACGCCGAGACCGCGCGCGACATCCTCGGCTATGCCCGCGAGAACCTGTCCGCCTACAAGCGGGTGCGGCGGTTGGAGTTCGCCGAGCTGCCCAAGACCGTCTCCGGAAAGATCCGCCGGGTACAGCTGCGCCAGGCCGAAGAGGGGCGCGACGCCGAGGCCGGCGGCCGCAACGAGCACGAGTACTGGGAAGAGGACTTCCCCGACCTCAAGGACTGA
- a CDS encoding serine hydroxymethyltransferase encodes MTEKSTIIDQTLAQYDPEVAAAVDAELARQRDTLEMIASENFAPRAVLEAQGTVLTNKYAEGYPGRRYYGGCEHVDVVEQLAIDRAKELFGAEHVNVQPHSGAQANTAVYFGLLKPGDTILGLDLAHGGHLTHGMRINYSGKILNAVAYHVRDEDGTVDYDEVEELAREHRPKMIVAGWSAYPRQLDFARFRKIADEVGAILFVDMAHFAGLVAAGLHPNPVPYADVVTTTTHKTLGGPRGGLILAKKELGKKINSAVFPGMQGGPLEHVIAAKAVALKMAAGEEFADRQRRTLAGARILAERLTRPDAIEAGVNVLTGGTDVHLVLVDLVNSRLNGQEAEDRLHEIGITVNRNAVPNDPRPPMVTSGLRVGTPALATRGFGEEDFTEVADVIAEALKPEYDADALRDRVVALARKHPLYPGL; translated from the coding sequence ATGACCGAGAAGAGCACCATCATCGACCAGACCCTGGCGCAGTACGACCCCGAGGTCGCCGCCGCCGTCGACGCCGAGCTCGCCCGCCAGCGCGACACCCTGGAGATGATCGCCTCGGAGAACTTCGCCCCGCGGGCGGTCCTGGAGGCCCAGGGGACGGTCCTCACGAACAAGTACGCCGAGGGCTACCCCGGCCGCCGCTACTACGGCGGCTGCGAGCACGTCGACGTCGTCGAGCAGCTCGCCATCGACCGCGCCAAGGAGCTGTTCGGCGCCGAGCACGTCAACGTGCAGCCGCACTCCGGCGCCCAGGCCAACACCGCGGTGTACTTCGGCCTGCTCAAGCCGGGCGACACCATCCTGGGCCTGGACCTCGCGCACGGCGGGCACCTGACCCACGGCATGCGGATCAACTACTCCGGCAAGATCCTCAACGCCGTGGCCTACCACGTGCGCGACGAGGACGGCACCGTCGACTACGACGAGGTCGAGGAGCTGGCCCGGGAGCACCGGCCCAAGATGATCGTCGCCGGCTGGTCGGCCTACCCGCGGCAGCTGGACTTCGCCCGGTTCCGCAAGATCGCCGACGAGGTCGGCGCGATCCTCTTCGTGGACATGGCGCACTTCGCCGGCCTGGTGGCGGCCGGGTTGCACCCCAACCCCGTGCCCTACGCCGACGTCGTCACCACGACCACGCACAAGACGCTCGGCGGCCCGCGCGGCGGGCTCATCCTCGCCAAGAAGGAGCTGGGCAAGAAGATCAACTCCGCGGTCTTCCCCGGCATGCAGGGCGGCCCGCTGGAGCACGTGATCGCGGCGAAGGCGGTCGCGCTGAAGATGGCGGCGGGCGAGGAGTTCGCGGACCGCCAGCGGCGCACCCTGGCCGGCGCGCGGATCCTCGCCGAGCGCCTCACCCGGCCCGACGCCATCGAGGCCGGCGTGAACGTGCTCACCGGCGGCACCGACGTCCACCTCGTCCTGGTGGACCTGGTGAACTCCCGGCTCAACGGCCAGGAAGCGGAGGACCGCCTGCACGAGATCGGGATCACGGTCAACCGCAACGCGGTGCCCAACGACCCGCGCCCGCCGATGGTCACCTCCGGGCTGCGCGTCGGTACCCCGGCGTTGGCCACCCGCGGCTTCGGCGAGGAGGACTTCACCGAGGTCGCCGACGTCATCGCCGAGGCGCTCAAGCCGGAGTACGACGCGGACGCCCTGCGCGACCGCGTGGTCGCCCTCGCGCGCAAGCACCCGCTCTACCCGGGCCTGTAG
- a CDS encoding HAD family hydrolase, which yields MGEHVGKRLVLWDIDKTLIDVDGIGLEIFSAAFAEYSGLTGHRDTRGPGRTEWRWFHDTLVANGVDPADDGFVRFLDVQDRLFDAREADMVERGRVLTGAEPILRHCADSSDIVSSLLTGNTRRNAERKLTAFGLHPMVDFTLGAYGDDHMERPELVSIARRRVYERTGIEFTAATTVLVGDSANDIRAAQEGGARIVAVATGEADAAELRSLGADTVLDDLSDTDAVLEALHG from the coding sequence ATGGGAGAACACGTGGGCAAGCGCCTGGTGCTGTGGGATATCGACAAGACCCTGATCGACGTCGACGGGATCGGCCTCGAAATCTTCTCCGCCGCGTTCGCCGAGTACAGCGGCCTCACCGGGCATCGGGACACCCGCGGCCCGGGACGTACCGAGTGGCGCTGGTTCCACGACACCCTGGTGGCCAACGGCGTGGACCCGGCCGACGACGGCTTCGTGCGCTTCCTCGACGTGCAGGACCGCCTCTTCGACGCGCGCGAGGCCGACATGGTCGAACGCGGCCGCGTCCTCACCGGTGCCGAGCCGATCCTGCGGCACTGCGCCGACTCCAGCGACATCGTCTCCTCACTGCTGACCGGCAACACGCGGCGCAACGCCGAGCGCAAGCTCACCGCGTTCGGCCTCCACCCGATGGTCGACTTCACGCTGGGCGCCTACGGCGACGACCACATGGAGCGGCCCGAACTCGTCTCCATCGCCCGCCGCCGCGTCTACGAGCGGACCGGCATCGAGTTCACGGCCGCGACCACCGTCCTCGTCGGCGACAGCGCCAACGACATCAGGGCCGCACAGGAGGGTGGCGCGCGCATCGTCGCCGTCGCCACGGGCGAGGCCGACGCCGCGGAGCTGCGCTCGCTCGGCGCCGACACCGTGCTCGACGACCTCTCCGATACCGACGCCGTGCTGGAGGCCCTGCACGGCTGA
- the gcvT gene encoding glycine cleavage system aminomethyltransferase GcvT, translated as MTEPASAPRRTPLHAVHERLGANLVDFAGWLMPLRYGSETAEHRAVRERAGLFDLSHMGEIAVTGPQAAAFLDYALVGHLSKVKVGRARYTMITAADGGVLDDLIVYRLGEEEYLVVANAANNDTVVAALTERAAGFDVRVEDRSADYALIALQGPEAVRILAPLTDADLSEITYYAGYHHTVAGHPVLLARTGYTGEDGFEIFVHPGSDAPAVWDALLTAGEPHGLVPAGLSARDTLRLEAGMPLYGNELSADITPFDAGQGRVVKFEKDGDFVGRAALAKAAETERTRRLIGLVGRGRRPLRHGQQVLRDGSPVGTITSGAPSPTLGKPVAMAYVDGDLDTASGTFTVDVRGRAEEVDVVELPFYKRDR; from the coding sequence ATGACGGAGCCCGCAAGCGCCCCCCGCAGAACACCGCTGCACGCGGTCCACGAGCGGCTGGGGGCCAACCTCGTCGACTTCGCCGGGTGGCTGATGCCGCTGCGCTACGGCAGCGAGACCGCCGAGCACCGGGCGGTGCGCGAGCGCGCCGGACTGTTCGACCTGTCCCACATGGGCGAGATCGCCGTGACCGGCCCGCAGGCCGCCGCGTTCCTCGACTACGCGCTGGTCGGACACCTGTCCAAGGTCAAGGTCGGCCGTGCCCGCTACACCATGATCACCGCGGCGGACGGCGGTGTGCTCGACGACCTGATCGTCTACCGGCTCGGCGAGGAGGAGTACCTCGTCGTCGCCAACGCCGCCAACAACGACACCGTCGTCGCCGCGCTCACCGAACGCGCCGCCGGGTTCGACGTCCGGGTCGAGGACCGGTCCGCCGACTACGCCCTCATCGCCCTGCAGGGCCCCGAGGCCGTGCGGATCCTGGCCCCCCTCACCGACGCCGACCTGTCGGAGATCACGTACTACGCCGGCTACCACCACACCGTGGCCGGCCACCCCGTGCTGCTCGCCCGCACCGGCTACACCGGTGAGGACGGCTTCGAGATCTTCGTCCACCCCGGTTCCGACGCCCCCGCCGTGTGGGACGCGCTGCTCACCGCCGGCGAGCCGCACGGCCTGGTCCCGGCCGGGCTGTCCGCGCGCGACACGCTGCGCCTGGAGGCGGGCATGCCGCTGTACGGCAACGAGCTCAGCGCCGACATCACCCCCTTCGACGCCGGTCAGGGCCGGGTGGTCAAGTTCGAGAAGGACGGCGACTTCGTGGGCCGCGCCGCACTGGCCAAGGCCGCGGAGACCGAGCGCACCCGCCGCCTGATCGGCCTGGTCGGCCGCGGCCGCCGCCCCCTGCGCCACGGCCAGCAGGTCCTGCGGGACGGGTCCCCGGTGGGCACCATCACCAGCGGCGCCCCCTCCCCCACCCTCGGCAAGCCCGTCGCGATGGCCTACGTCGACGGCGACCTCGACACCGCCTCCGGCACGTTCACCGTGGACGTGCGGGGGCGCGCCGAAGAGGTCGACGTCGTCGAGCTGCCCTTCTACAAACGGGACCGCTGA
- the pip gene encoding prolyl aminopeptidase has product MRTLYPPIDPYDTGMLDVGDGNRIHWELCGNPTGKPAVFLHGGPGGGCGPVHRRLFDPEKYRILLFDQRNCGRSTPHASGMDVDLKSNTTQAMVRDMERLRRMVGVEKWQVFGGSWGSALALAYAEEHPHRVSELILRGIFTLRNDELRWFYQEGASHLFPEQWEAYLEPIPEDERDDLIGAYARRLNSPDPGVRLEAARAWSMWEGATVTLVPDEEIRAQHADPEYALAFARIENHYFVHGGFFTPGQLIANAKRLRDIPGVIVQGRYDVCTPARTAYDLHRAWPEARFTIVDDAGHAFSEPGILHHLIEATDRFADRP; this is encoded by the coding sequence ATGCGCACGCTGTACCCGCCGATCGATCCCTACGACACCGGCATGCTCGATGTCGGTGACGGGAACCGGATCCACTGGGAGCTCTGCGGGAACCCCACCGGCAAACCCGCGGTCTTCCTGCACGGCGGCCCCGGCGGCGGGTGCGGGCCGGTACACCGGCGGCTCTTCGACCCCGAGAAGTACCGCATCCTGCTGTTCGACCAGCGCAACTGCGGGCGGAGCACGCCGCACGCCAGCGGCATGGACGTCGATCTGAAGTCCAACACCACCCAGGCGATGGTCCGGGACATGGAGCGGCTGCGCCGGATGGTCGGCGTGGAGAAGTGGCAGGTCTTCGGCGGGTCCTGGGGGAGCGCGCTGGCACTGGCCTATGCGGAGGAGCACCCGCACCGGGTCAGCGAGCTGATCCTGCGCGGCATCTTCACCCTGCGCAACGACGAGCTGCGCTGGTTCTACCAGGAGGGCGCCTCCCACCTCTTCCCGGAGCAGTGGGAGGCCTACCTGGAGCCGATCCCCGAGGACGAGCGCGACGACCTCATCGGCGCCTACGCCCGGCGGCTCAACTCTCCCGACCCCGGGGTCCGGCTGGAGGCGGCGCGGGCGTGGAGCATGTGGGAGGGCGCCACGGTCACCCTCGTCCCCGATGAGGAGATCCGCGCCCAGCACGCCGACCCGGAGTACGCGCTGGCCTTCGCCCGCATCGAGAACCACTACTTCGTGCACGGCGGCTTCTTCACCCCGGGCCAGCTGATCGCCAACGCCAAGCGGCTGCGCGACATCCCCGGCGTGATCGTCCAGGGCCGCTACGACGTGTGCACCCCGGCGCGCACCGCCTACGACCTCCACCGGGCCTGGCCCGAGGCGCGGTTCACGATCGTGGACGACGCCGGGCACGCCTTCAGCGAACCCGGCATCCTGCACCACCTCATCGAGGCGACCGACCGCTTCGCCGACCGTCCCTGA
- a CDS encoding carbohydrate-binding module family 14 protein yields MYSTPRRLAAACGAVLLGSLLSVAVVVPAHSALFDECSVAKGLKQGRLVFPDPYDETALHPCVKNIPVLFQCPHGFLYNHIDNVCDRPGLKS; encoded by the coding sequence GTGTACTCCACACCCCGCCGCCTGGCCGCGGCCTGCGGTGCCGTACTCCTGGGCAGCCTGCTGTCGGTGGCCGTCGTGGTCCCTGCCCACTCCGCGCTCTTCGACGAGTGCTCGGTCGCCAAGGGCCTGAAGCAGGGCCGGCTCGTGTTCCCCGACCCCTACGACGAGACGGCGCTGCACCCCTGTGTCAAGAACATCCCGGTGCTCTTCCAGTGTCCGCACGGCTTCCTGTACAACCACATCGACAACGTGTGCGACCGGCCCGGCCTGAAGTCCTGA
- a CDS encoding 3-deoxy-7-phosphoheptulonate synthase: MPNTNDTRVESYLPLVAPQDVLAELPMGPERSTLVEDARAEIKRIIDGDDDRLLVIVGPCSVHDTEAALDYARRLKDLIPSLSGELCIVMRVYFEKPRTTLGWKGLINDPGLDETYDVHRGLRTARKLLLDVGSLGVPSGTEFLDPITPQYIADAVAWGAIGARTTESQVHRQLSSGLSMPVGFKNGTDGDVQVAVDACGAAAASHTFFGVDPSGAGSVVVTHGNPDCHVILRGGRSGPNYDAESVGAALEVIEGSDLPRRIMIDASHANSGKDHTRQPSVAHAIGEQVAAGEKGIVGVMLESNIVEGAQKLNGDPDSLTYGQSITDKCMGWETTESVLRELAEAVRTRRKA; the protein is encoded by the coding sequence ATGCCGAACACCAACGACACCAGGGTCGAGAGCTACCTTCCGCTCGTCGCACCGCAGGACGTCCTGGCCGAACTGCCCATGGGCCCCGAGCGCAGCACCCTGGTGGAGGACGCGCGCGCCGAGATCAAGCGGATCATCGACGGCGATGACGACCGGCTGCTGGTGATCGTCGGACCGTGCTCGGTCCACGACACCGAGGCCGCGCTCGACTACGCCCGCCGCCTCAAGGACCTCATCCCCTCGCTCAGCGGCGAGCTGTGCATCGTGATGCGTGTGTACTTCGAGAAGCCGCGCACCACTCTGGGCTGGAAGGGCCTGATCAACGACCCCGGCCTGGACGAGACCTACGACGTGCACCGCGGCCTGCGCACCGCGCGCAAGCTGCTGCTGGACGTCGGCTCGCTGGGCGTCCCCTCGGGCACCGAGTTCCTCGACCCGATCACCCCGCAGTACATCGCCGACGCGGTGGCGTGGGGCGCGATCGGCGCGCGGACCACCGAGAGCCAGGTGCACCGACAGCTGAGCAGCGGCCTGAGCATGCCGGTCGGGTTCAAGAACGGCACCGACGGCGACGTGCAGGTCGCGGTCGACGCCTGCGGAGCCGCCGCCGCGTCGCACACCTTCTTCGGCGTCGACCCCAGCGGCGCCGGGTCGGTCGTCGTCACCCACGGCAACCCCGACTGCCACGTCATCCTGCGCGGCGGCCGTTCCGGCCCCAACTACGACGCCGAGAGCGTCGGCGCGGCGCTGGAGGTCATCGAGGGCTCGGACCTGCCCCGCCGGATCATGATCGACGCCAGCCACGCCAACAGCGGCAAGGACCACACGCGCCAGCCGAGCGTCGCCCACGCCATCGGCGAGCAGGTCGCCGCCGGGGAGAAGGGCATCGTCGGCGTGATGCTGGAGAGCAACATCGTCGAGGGTGCGCAGAAGCTCAACGGCGACCCGGACAGCCTCACCTACGGCCAGTCCATCACCGACAAGTGCATGGGGTGGGAGACCACCGAGAGCGTCCTGCGCGAGCTCGCCGAGGCCGTCCGCACCCGCCGCAAGGCCTGA